From Zhongshania aliphaticivorans, one genomic window encodes:
- the glnK gene encoding P-II family nitrogen regulator, with protein MKLITAVIKPFKLDDVREALSDIGVQGITVTEVKGFGRQKGHTELYRGAEYVVDFLPKVKIEVAVADGSVEPTIEAITKSANTGKIGDGKIFVTALEQVVRIRTGETGEDAI; from the coding sequence ATGAAATTGATTACGGCTGTTATTAAGCCATTCAAACTTGATGATGTGCGTGAGGCGCTGTCTGACATCGGCGTACAGGGCATAACTGTTACCGAGGTGAAGGGTTTTGGTCGCCAAAAAGGTCACACAGAGTTGTATCGTGGCGCTGAGTACGTTGTAGATTTTCTTCCTAAGGTGAAGATCGAAGTTGCAGTTGCTGACGGTTCCGTTGAGCCGACTATTGAAGCAATTACTAAATCAGCGAATACCGGCAAAATTGGTGACGGCAAAATTTTTGTAACCGCACTTGAGCAGGTTGTTCGTATCCGTACCGGCGAGACTGGCGAAGACGCTATTTAA
- the xerC gene encoding tyrosine recombinase XerC, which translates to MNIQHELEDFLDYLATARRLSPHTLSAYRNDLANFVVFCEQQNLTSVDTADSAHIRHFIGQRRSASAAAVSIQRLLSALRSLYRYRIRHRGAIHNPALGISAPKRPQRLPKTLDVDMIKQLLEFDGDEPIDIRDRAMMELFYSSGLRLAELAALNVGDLDLNDALVTVTGKGNKTRTLPIGRIAIAALKQWLNARDSLTPDQALFLGQRGQRLGHRAIQQRLRFRATQQGLPAHVHPHMLRHSFASHLLESSSDLRGVQELLGHANLSTTQVYTHLDFQHLAQVYDKAHPRATRKVNNEQD; encoded by the coding sequence ATGAATATTCAGCACGAACTCGAGGATTTCTTGGACTATCTGGCCACCGCCCGACGGCTGTCGCCGCATACCCTTAGCGCCTATCGCAATGACCTTGCGAACTTCGTCGTGTTCTGTGAGCAGCAGAATTTGACCTCAGTCGACACCGCAGACAGCGCCCATATTCGCCATTTTATTGGTCAGCGGCGCAGTGCCAGCGCTGCCGCAGTGAGCATTCAACGCCTGCTGTCCGCGCTGCGCAGCCTCTACCGCTATCGAATACGCCACCGCGGCGCGATTCACAATCCGGCACTCGGCATTAGCGCACCCAAACGACCGCAACGGCTGCCAAAGACCCTTGACGTCGATATGATTAAGCAGCTCTTAGAGTTTGATGGCGATGAGCCCATTGATATTCGCGACCGCGCCATGATGGAGTTGTTTTATTCTTCGGGCCTACGGCTTGCAGAACTTGCTGCGCTCAATGTAGGCGATTTAGATTTAAATGACGCCTTAGTCACGGTGACCGGCAAAGGCAATAAAACCCGAACGCTGCCAATTGGTCGTATTGCGATTGCGGCCCTGAAGCAATGGCTCAACGCCCGCGACAGTCTCACTCCCGACCAAGCGTTGTTTCTTGGCCAACGCGGTCAGCGCCTCGGTCACCGCGCAATACAACAGCGCCTGCGCTTTCGCGCCACGCAGCAGGGTTTACCTGCCCACGTTCACCCGCATATGCTGCGCCATTCCTTTGCCAGCCATTTATTGGAGTCCAGCAGCGATTTGCGCGGTGTCCAAGAGTTACTCGGCCACGCCAATCTGTCGACGACCCAAGTTTATACTCATTTGGATTTCCAACATTTAGCCCAGGTCTATGACAAAGCCCACCCTCGAGCAACACGCAAGGTGAATAATGAGCAGGATTAA
- a CDS encoding HAD family hydrolase: MSRIKLLSFDLDDTLWHTAPTIAKAEQAFYLHLQTAAPALTAMFSAKALREHRLQYLSANPGLEHHISQWRLDSLNQALIESGYGEQSQELAAAAFDVFYQARQNVQLFEHCAKILAELSQEFLLISLTNGNADLSRLPISQYFHSHYRAEQVGAAKPAAPLFLEALRQADCLPHESIHIGDNINDDIAGAKAVGMHAIQARLIERAPEPHPLADLHFDDWRDLPHLIQKLNSSTR; encoded by the coding sequence ATGAGCAGGATTAAACTACTGAGCTTTGATCTAGACGACACCCTTTGGCATACCGCCCCCACCATCGCTAAGGCCGAGCAGGCATTTTATTTACACCTGCAAACCGCAGCGCCCGCGCTCACCGCTATGTTCAGCGCCAAGGCATTGCGTGAACACCGCCTGCAATACTTAAGCGCCAACCCTGGCCTAGAGCACCATATTTCGCAATGGCGGCTCGACAGCTTAAACCAGGCATTAATTGAATCTGGCTATGGTGAGCAAAGCCAAGAATTAGCAGCGGCGGCCTTTGATGTTTTTTATCAAGCCCGCCAGAATGTGCAGCTATTTGAACACTGCGCTAAGATACTTGCCGAATTAAGCCAAGAATTCCTGCTCATTAGTTTGACCAATGGCAATGCCGATCTCAGCCGCCTGCCGATTAGCCAGTACTTTCACTCCCATTATAGAGCCGAGCAAGTTGGCGCCGCCAAACCCGCAGCGCCACTCTTTTTGGAAGCATTAAGACAGGCCGATTGCCTGCCTCACGAGAGTATTCATATAGGTGACAATATCAATGACGATATCGCTGGGGCAAAGGCGGTCGGTATGCATGCTATTCAAGCGCGGCTTATAGAACGCGCGCCGGAACCACATCCACTGGCCGACCTGCACTTTGATGACTGGCGCGACTTACCACACTTAATTCAAAAACTGAATTCAAGCACGCGCTAG
- a CDS encoding dienelactone hydrolase family protein gives MKLVAWFSALVFFASAANAELVESKLTLPGKLGSAVLYSDSSKTEAGPAVIVVHEWWGLNDYARGRAQQLAEAGYTAIAVDMYGNGKSTEHPKDAMAFMNAALAEPAKMNARFDAALAILRKQPAVDASKLYAIGYCFGGAVVLNQARRGLDLAGVASFHGSLGTETKAKPDTIKAKVLVATGGADPMVPPAQVGGFVEEMSAAGVDLQLLSFPGVVHSFTNPGSTAIGEKTKMPLAYDANADRVSWEALMTMLAE, from the coding sequence ATGAAGTTAGTCGCATGGTTTAGCGCATTAGTATTTTTTGCCTCGGCGGCGAATGCCGAGCTTGTTGAGAGTAAGTTAACACTGCCAGGTAAGTTGGGTTCGGCGGTGCTGTACAGCGATTCATCCAAAACCGAAGCCGGTCCGGCGGTGATTGTTGTGCATGAGTGGTGGGGATTAAATGATTATGCCCGAGGCCGGGCGCAGCAATTAGCCGAAGCGGGTTATACGGCTATCGCGGTAGATATGTATGGCAATGGCAAAAGCACCGAGCATCCCAAAGACGCCATGGCGTTTATGAATGCGGCGTTGGCCGAGCCCGCTAAAATGAATGCCCGCTTTGACGCGGCATTGGCTATTTTGCGTAAGCAGCCCGCTGTGGATGCCAGCAAATTGTACGCGATTGGTTACTGCTTTGGTGGCGCTGTGGTGTTGAATCAGGCGCGGCGCGGCTTAGATTTGGCTGGAGTCGCCAGTTTTCATGGCAGCTTGGGCACCGAAACTAAAGCTAAGCCAGACACGATTAAAGCGAAGGTTTTAGTGGCAACCGGCGGTGCCGATCCCATGGTACCGCCCGCGCAGGTCGGTGGTTTTGTTGAAGAAATGAGTGCCGCCGGGGTGGATTTGCAGTTATTGAGTTTCCCCGGCGTTGTGCATAGCTTCACTAACCCTGGCTCTACCGCGATTGGTGAAAAAACCAAAATGCCTTTGGCCTATGACGCCAATGCCGACCGCGTAAGCTGGGAAGCCTTAATGACGATGCTAGCAGAGTAA
- a CDS encoding ABC1 kinase family protein, whose amino-acid sequence MSDSNIPPDKPLHRLKTGALSRRLELSKLGLRYGSRALRQNLWERISGDSDEALAKRRENIDFFVSELGRLKGSVVKIGQMMATYGDYMMPPEVAEALHNLEDNTPPMAWAVIEQALHKELGAEALSALNIDRQPLAAASLGQVHRARLRATGEQLCIKVQYPGVEETIDADFNAVLRLLKVSRLLSSTRNIDDWFGDIRLLLHKEVDYEQERRDLDFVGKSLAADERFVVPKSYPEFSTRRVLTMSYEAADSVNSTAVANLPQARRDRLGSAVLDVFLTELFTWRRMQTDPNFGNFRVRIDPIGNRDQLLLLDFGAMRMLPDEFANEFCAMMVAAYQRDSAVFLQKSISLGFMKAHFPQAVLDNFVDIGIDIAEPLRTPDEHVPAYAVNEHGQYHWRQSGLPKRIAKRAVAASISKYFALPPKDFLYVMRKLMGIYALISLFDAQFTADTALLKYLPAASPPPER is encoded by the coding sequence ATGAGCGATTCGAATATTCCCCCAGATAAGCCCCTGCACCGCCTGAAAACTGGTGCGCTTTCCCGTCGTCTTGAGCTGTCAAAACTCGGCTTGCGCTATGGCAGTCGCGCCCTGCGTCAAAATTTATGGGAGCGGATTAGCGGCGACAGCGATGAGGCGCTGGCGAAGCGTCGCGAAAACATCGATTTTTTTGTCAGCGAGCTAGGCCGCTTAAAGGGCAGTGTGGTCAAAATTGGCCAGATGATGGCAACCTATGGCGACTATATGATGCCGCCGGAAGTGGCCGAGGCCCTGCACAATCTTGAAGACAACACCCCGCCCATGGCGTGGGCGGTCATTGAGCAAGCGCTGCACAAAGAGTTAGGGGCGGAGGCCTTGTCTGCTTTGAATATTGATCGTCAGCCATTGGCGGCGGCCTCGCTCGGCCAAGTGCACCGCGCGCGCCTGCGTGCAACGGGCGAACAGCTGTGTATTAAAGTGCAGTACCCCGGTGTGGAAGAAACTATCGATGCTGATTTTAACGCGGTGCTGCGCCTCTTGAAGGTGTCGCGGCTTTTATCCAGCACGCGCAATATTGACGACTGGTTTGGCGATATTCGTCTATTGCTCCACAAAGAAGTGGATTATGAGCAGGAACGTCGAGACCTTGATTTTGTCGGTAAATCTTTGGCCGCTGATGAGCGCTTTGTAGTACCAAAAAGCTACCCCGAATTTTCCACTCGCCGGGTGTTGACGATGAGCTACGAGGCGGCTGACTCGGTCAATTCTACCGCCGTGGCAAATTTACCCCAGGCGCGTCGCGATCGTTTGGGCAGTGCGGTATTAGATGTGTTCTTGACCGAGTTATTTACCTGGCGGCGGATGCAGACCGATCCCAATTTTGGCAATTTTCGGGTACGTATTGACCCTATTGGTAACCGCGATCAGTTGCTGCTCTTAGATTTTGGTGCCATGCGCATGTTGCCGGATGAGTTCGCCAATGAATTTTGTGCAATGATGGTCGCAGCCTATCAGCGAGATAGCGCAGTATTTTTACAAAAATCGATTAGCTTGGGTTTTATGAAAGCCCATTTCCCCCAAGCAGTGTTAGATAATTTTGTCGATATTGGCATTGATATCGCTGAACCGCTGCGCACCCCAGATGAGCATGTTCCCGCGTATGCGGTAAATGAGCATGGCCAGTATCACTGGCGCCAGAGCGGCCTGCCCAAGCGGATTGCCAAGCGGGCCGTGGCGGCGTCGATCAGCAAATATTTTGCACTGCCGCCCAAAGACTTTTTATATGTGATGCGCAAACTCATGGGCATCTACGCCTTAATATCGCTGTTTGATGCGCAATTTACGGCAGATACGGCGCTGCTGAAATACCTGCCCGCTGCGTCGCCCCCGCCCGAGCGCTAG
- a CDS encoding Nramp family divalent metal transporter has product MTKYQFIGILMLNVTQQYRLRPSMKLLKNLTLIGPGFVVAATGLGAGDLVAAAVSGASLGGQIIWAVVFGALIKLALNEGLARWQLSTGTSILQGWQQHLPRWVNSYFLIYLLLWGFLVGAALMAACGLAANALFPQLSINSWAVLHSLLAVLLVLFGRYSVFESAMKVLILLMFTTVMAALASLDLSGINLQQTLLADTGVQSHDNMVLAVIGGVGGSVTLLCYGYWMREKAWHSSAALPLARVDLIVAYTITALFGIGIMLLAAKAAPATIQGNQVLVAMADELGRTLSPVFREVFLLGVWAAVFSSMLGVWQGVPYLFADIMATRSKSKQRAAADQNSWAYRGFLGYLALPPMLLLLLGKPVWLVMLYAVTGAFFMPFLALTLLYLNNRIITKAHRFGIGSNILIILALIVFGFLSLQSLFN; this is encoded by the coding sequence GTGACGAAGTATCAATTCATCGGCATACTCATGCTAAACGTCACCCAGCAATATCGCCTAAGGCCAAGCATGAAATTATTAAAAAACCTGACCTTGATCGGCCCCGGTTTTGTTGTTGCCGCCACCGGTCTTGGCGCCGGAGATTTGGTGGCCGCCGCTGTATCCGGCGCCAGTCTCGGCGGCCAAATTATTTGGGCGGTGGTTTTTGGCGCGCTCATCAAGCTGGCGTTAAATGAAGGCTTGGCGCGCTGGCAACTCAGCACGGGCACCAGTATTTTGCAGGGCTGGCAACAACATTTGCCGCGCTGGGTGAATAGCTATTTTCTGATTTATCTTTTGCTGTGGGGTTTCTTAGTGGGCGCCGCCCTCATGGCGGCCTGTGGTCTCGCCGCCAATGCCTTATTCCCGCAGCTGTCGATCAATAGTTGGGCGGTATTGCACTCCCTGCTGGCCGTATTATTGGTGTTGTTTGGTCGCTACTCGGTGTTTGAGTCGGCAATGAAAGTGCTGATTCTATTGATGTTTACTACGGTAATGGCGGCACTGGCCAGCCTTGATTTATCCGGCATTAATTTACAACAAACTCTGCTTGCAGATACTGGCGTGCAATCTCATGACAATATGGTATTGGCCGTCATCGGCGGGGTTGGCGGCAGCGTAACCCTGCTGTGCTACGGCTACTGGATGCGAGAAAAGGCGTGGCACAGCAGCGCCGCCCTGCCGTTGGCCCGCGTAGATTTGATCGTGGCTTATACCATTACCGCGCTATTCGGTATTGGCATTATGTTACTCGCTGCCAAAGCCGCGCCAGCCACAATACAAGGTAACCAAGTGTTAGTGGCCATGGCCGACGAGTTAGGGCGCACATTGTCGCCGGTATTTAGAGAGGTGTTTTTACTCGGGGTCTGGGCGGCGGTGTTTAGCTCTATGCTCGGTGTATGGCAGGGGGTGCCCTATTTGTTTGCCGATATAATGGCCACCCGCAGCAAATCTAAACAACGAGCCGCAGCCGACCAGAATAGTTGGGCCTATCGGGGCTTTTTAGGCTATCTCGCACTGCCTCCCATGCTCCTTTTACTACTGGGGAAACCCGTGTGGTTGGTGATGCTTTACGCGGTGACCGGTGCGTTTTTTATGCCCTTTCTTGCATTAACTTTGCTGTATTTAAATAACCGCATCATTACTAAAGCGCATCGATTTGGCATCGGCAGTAATATTCTTATTATCCTAGCCTTGATCGTATTTGGCTTTCTTAGCCTACAGTCACTGTTTAACTAA
- a CDS encoding TorF family putative porin: MKSMKTLLAAGVAAASMTMIAAPASAEVAASVGVASTYLWRGYDLGSGTPAVSGDLSYSTSGAYIGAWASSGDTSAGTEYDLYAGYGMEIGGGVSFDISVWNYNYPSGAGYLGTEETDLFEHSDLILTVGLGPISVSYYEPIAGPSGYTLYNYYTVSGSVGAFSLTIGMEDIDGDETMHADLSYAYNDNLSFIVSQQDGDDVLAVDTDPKFIVSYSLPISM; the protein is encoded by the coding sequence ATGAAATCAATGAAAACTTTACTGGCTGCCGGTGTTGCAGCTGCTTCAATGACGATGATTGCTGCTCCAGCTTCTGCTGAAGTCGCCGCTAGTGTTGGTGTTGCTAGCACTTACTTGTGGCGTGGTTATGACTTAGGCTCCGGTACGCCTGCCGTGTCCGGTGATCTAAGCTACAGCACTAGTGGTGCCTATATTGGCGCTTGGGCATCTTCTGGTGATACATCTGCTGGCACCGAGTACGACCTATACGCTGGCTACGGTATGGAAATTGGTGGCGGTGTAAGTTTCGACATCAGCGTTTGGAATTACAACTATCCTTCGGGCGCTGGCTACCTTGGCACTGAAGAAACGGATTTATTCGAGCATTCTGACCTAATCCTTACCGTTGGTCTTGGCCCAATTAGCGTCTCTTACTATGAGCCGATTGCTGGCCCATCTGGCTACACCTTATACAACTACTACACCGTTAGCGGCAGTGTAGGTGCATTCTCGTTAACTATTGGTATGGAAGATATCGATGGTGACGAAACTATGCACGCCGACCTCTCTTATGCTTATAACGACAATCTGTCGTTTATTGTGAGCCAGCAGGATGGTGATGATGTTTTAGCTGTAGATACAGATCCAAAATTCATTGTTTCTTATAGCTTGCCAATTTCTATGTAA
- a CDS encoding alpha/beta hydrolase family protein, producing the protein MSQTLLPPVKQSPPWWLTLPEDFYCQSDGTELDGEYPLKVYGTAIMDRMMRTGLGVMISGALLPQFLLGGGMARERARMNFYAGLAESREIDDVFIPPPKVNVEAHKIGRFSYKPKDIPAVELRFTSPFTPLNPELTDSYLSYKRNRTACAQYWSHPDGPRPTLIFVHGVVESSYAFNSVFFSLSSFYNNGYDILLMTQPFHGSRAEPRHPFSGYGLFAGGFSQLNEGMLQAVSDARVFIDYLFERGAPHVGISGLSLGGYLSSIMAVVEPRLAFCIPNSPLVSPVDTVRSWQPTGALMDLIGTRTGLTPMDLRRGLAIHSPLSYQPKLDPERVMIIGGAGDRFTPPRFVRLLHAHWPESHLHWFPGNHLVHLGQSEYLKLMQLFMDRHCQAVTTDAGGA; encoded by the coding sequence ATGTCGCAAACCCTTTTGCCGCCGGTTAAACAATCACCGCCGTGGTGGCTCACTCTGCCAGAAGATTTCTACTGTCAGTCTGACGGCACTGAGCTCGATGGTGAGTACCCACTAAAGGTTTATGGCACGGCGATAATGGATCGCATGATGCGAACCGGATTAGGCGTAATGATTTCCGGTGCATTGCTACCTCAATTTTTGCTAGGCGGCGGCATGGCTCGCGAGCGGGCACGCATGAATTTTTATGCTGGTTTGGCGGAATCTCGTGAAATTGACGATGTGTTTATACCGCCGCCTAAGGTAAATGTTGAAGCCCATAAAATTGGCCGTTTTAGCTATAAGCCCAAAGACATTCCCGCAGTTGAATTGCGTTTTACTAGCCCGTTTACGCCGCTGAACCCCGAGCTCACTGACAGCTATTTGAGCTATAAGCGTAACCGAACTGCCTGCGCGCAGTATTGGAGCCATCCAGACGGTCCGCGTCCGACCTTAATCTTTGTGCATGGTGTGGTCGAGAGCTCGTATGCCTTTAATAGCGTGTTCTTTTCGCTGAGCTCGTTTTACAACAATGGTTACGACATATTGCTAATGACCCAGCCGTTTCACGGCTCTCGCGCCGAGCCACGTCATCCTTTTAGTGGTTACGGCCTCTTTGCCGGGGGCTTTTCGCAGCTAAATGAAGGTATGCTCCAAGCCGTGTCTGATGCGCGGGTGTTTATAGACTACTTATTTGAGCGCGGCGCGCCCCACGTCGGGATTAGCGGTCTTAGTTTGGGTGGTTATTTGAGTTCAATAATGGCGGTTGTTGAGCCACGCTTAGCATTTTGTATACCGAACTCACCTTTAGTCTCTCCGGTCGATACCGTGCGCAGCTGGCAGCCAACGGGTGCCCTAATGGACTTGATTGGCACGCGCACCGGTTTAACGCCAATGGATCTTCGTCGCGGCCTGGCAATACACAGCCCACTAAGTTACCAGCCCAAGCTTGACCCAGAACGGGTCATGATCATCGGCGGCGCTGGCGACCGCTTTACCCCGCCGCGCTTTGTGCGCCTGCTCCACGCTCACTGGCCAGAATCCCATTTGCACTGGTTTCCGGGTAATCACCTTGTGCACTTAGGGCAGAGTGAGTACTTGAAGTTAATGCAGCTGTTTATGGATAGACATTGTCAGGCAGTGACGACGGATGCGGGAGGTGCTTGA
- a CDS encoding DDE-type integrase/transposase/recombinase, giving the protein MPWHKTDHVSEREHFLKAWLTGRHSMTALCRAFGISRKTGHKWVYRLKMEGMTDLSDRSRARHQQTHQTPESITQTLINTKFAFPDWGPRKVVAYLRNTQPDSCWPAHSTVSEIFARQGLVKHRGNRRYKSPARTAPLSHASEPNRVWSVDFKGDFLLGNQKRCYPLTVFDNYSRYLLDCKGLYSTHTAPVIAAFERLFYDYGLPDYLRSDNGSPFASTRIGGLSQFSLWLLKRGVMPERIRPGRPQENGRHERFHRSLKAAVCKPPKGDLSAQQRAFNHYQFSYNNYRPHEALNDTPPAQHYTRSPRIYTGEEQEFHYPDHYVIRKVRSDGNMKWKQLPIYVANLLAGEYIGLEPIDDGCWMTYVSTLKLGILDERQKRIIRPGQ; this is encoded by the coding sequence ATGCCTTGGCACAAGACCGACCACGTAAGCGAGCGGGAGCATTTCCTAAAAGCCTGGCTCACAGGCCGTCATTCGATGACGGCACTGTGCAGAGCTTTCGGGATCAGTCGCAAGACGGGCCACAAATGGGTCTATCGCCTTAAAATGGAAGGCATGACTGATTTGTCCGATCGGTCACGAGCACGACACCAGCAAACGCATCAAACGCCTGAATCGATTACCCAGACGCTCATAAACACTAAATTTGCGTTTCCCGATTGGGGGCCCCGTAAAGTCGTTGCGTATTTACGCAATACCCAGCCAGACTCATGCTGGCCTGCGCACAGCACGGTGAGTGAGATTTTCGCTCGCCAAGGGCTTGTAAAGCACCGCGGGAATCGTCGCTATAAGTCACCGGCAAGGACGGCGCCGTTATCTCATGCAAGTGAGCCAAACCGTGTTTGGAGTGTGGATTTCAAAGGCGACTTTCTGCTGGGCAATCAAAAGCGCTGCTATCCCTTAACCGTATTTGATAATTACAGCCGCTACCTGCTGGACTGCAAGGGTCTCTACTCAACACACACAGCGCCCGTCATAGCGGCATTTGAGCGTCTGTTTTACGACTATGGCTTGCCGGACTACCTTCGCTCAGACAACGGCAGTCCGTTTGCGTCTACGCGTATCGGTGGGCTTAGCCAATTCAGCCTATGGTTATTAAAACGAGGAGTGATGCCTGAACGAATACGCCCTGGTCGGCCGCAAGAAAATGGCCGCCATGAACGCTTTCATCGAAGCTTAAAAGCCGCTGTTTGCAAGCCGCCAAAAGGCGATTTATCCGCGCAGCAGCGCGCCTTTAACCACTACCAGTTTAGTTACAACAACTACCGGCCCCATGAGGCGCTCAACGATACGCCACCAGCGCAGCATTACACGCGGTCACCGCGAATTTATACCGGCGAGGAACAGGAGTTTCACTATCCCGATCACTACGTGATCAGAAAAGTGCGTTCCGATGGGAATATGAAATGGAAGCAGCTACCGATCTATGTCGCCAACTTGCTCGCGGGAGAATATATCGGCTTGGAGCCTATCGATGATGGCTGCTGGATGACCTATGTATCGACATTGAAATTAGGCATACTCGATGAGCGACAAAAGCGGATTATTAGACCCGGACAATGA
- a CDS encoding ammonium transporter — translation MEDIIQVKYALDTFYFLVCGALVMWMAAGFAMLEAGLVRSKNTTEILTKNIALYAIACTMYLLCGYTIMYGGSEGGILPDSWFGNGISDASVEEVLASNGDIYYSGSSDFFFQVVFVATAMSIVSGAVAERMKLWAFLAFAVVMTGVIYPLQGMWKWGGGFLDAAGFSDFAGSGVVHMCGAAAALAGVLLLGARKGKYGASGQVNAIPGANLPLATLGTFILWMGWFGFNGGSELMVSNIEEANATAQVFVNTNAAASGGLIAALLVARILFGKADLTMALNGALAGLVAITAEPLTPGPMAATLIGAVGGVIVVFSILALDKIKIDDPVGAISVHGVVGLWGLMAVPLTNTDASFGAQIYGAAIIFAWVFGASLVVWSILKVVMGIRVSEEEEYEGVDLSECGMEAYPEFTNK, via the coding sequence ATGGAAGACATCATACAGGTCAAGTACGCCCTGGACACGTTCTACTTCCTCGTCTGTGGCGCGCTGGTTATGTGGATGGCAGCAGGTTTTGCCATGCTCGAAGCCGGTCTGGTTCGTTCAAAAAATACGACTGAAATTTTAACCAAAAACATCGCACTGTACGCAATTGCCTGCACCATGTATTTGTTGTGCGGTTACACCATTATGTACGGTGGTTCGGAGGGTGGCATTCTGCCTGACTCATGGTTTGGCAATGGCATTTCTGATGCGTCAGTAGAAGAGGTCTTAGCCTCTAACGGCGACATCTACTACTCTGGTTCTTCAGACTTCTTCTTCCAAGTAGTGTTTGTTGCTACTGCTATGTCGATTGTTTCCGGTGCGGTTGCTGAGCGCATGAAACTATGGGCCTTCCTTGCTTTTGCAGTGGTAATGACCGGTGTTATTTACCCACTACAAGGTATGTGGAAATGGGGCGGCGGTTTCTTAGACGCAGCTGGCTTCTCTGACTTCGCGGGTTCTGGTGTGGTTCACATGTGTGGCGCTGCGGCAGCATTGGCTGGTGTATTGCTACTGGGTGCACGTAAGGGCAAGTACGGTGCAAGTGGTCAAGTTAATGCGATCCCTGGCGCTAACCTGCCGTTGGCAACCCTCGGTACCTTCATTCTGTGGATGGGCTGGTTCGGCTTCAACGGCGGCTCTGAGCTGATGGTTTCTAACATTGAAGAAGCCAACGCCACGGCACAAGTATTTGTTAACACCAACGCCGCTGCTTCAGGTGGTTTGATTGCTGCCCTGTTGGTTGCTCGCATTCTGTTCGGTAAAGCGGATTTGACCATGGCATTGAACGGCGCCTTGGCTGGTCTGGTTGCTATTACTGCAGAACCACTGACACCTGGCCCAATGGCCGCAACCTTAATCGGTGCCGTTGGTGGTGTGATTGTTGTGTTCTCGATCTTGGCCTTGGACAAAATCAAAATCGACGATCCAGTTGGTGCGATCTCTGTACACGGTGTTGTTGGTTTGTGGGGCCTGATGGCCGTGCCATTAACGAACACCGATGCCAGCTTTGGTGCTCAGATTTACGGCGCAGCGATCATCTTCGCTTGGGTATTTGGTGCAAGCCTGGTGGTTTGGAGCATACTCAAAGTGGTTATGGGCATACGTGTATCTGAAGAGGAAGAGTACGAAGGTGTCGACCTCTCTGAATGCGGTATGGAAGCTTATCCAGAATTCACCAACAAGTAA
- the glnK gene encoding P-II family nitrogen regulator has translation MKLVSAVIKPFKLDDVRAALSEIGVQGVTVTEVKGFGRQKGHTELYRGAEYVVDFLPKVKLEIAVTDDQVEKVIDTVTKAACTGKIGDGKIFVTSLEQVIRIRTGETGEDAI, from the coding sequence ATGAAATTAGTCAGTGCGGTTATTAAGCCGTTTAAATTAGATGATGTCCGTGCCGCTTTGTCGGAAATTGGCGTGCAGGGTGTTACGGTAACTGAAGTTAAAGGCTTCGGTCGCCAAAAAGGCCATACCGAGCTGTATCGTGGCGCAGAATACGTTGTCGATTTCCTGCCCAAGGTTAAGTTAGAAATTGCTGTGACCGACGATCAGGTAGAGAAAGTCATTGATACCGTCACTAAGGCCGCTTGTACCGGTAAAATTGGCGACGGTAAAATATTCGTCACCTCGCTTGAGCAAGTTATTCGCATTCGCACCGGCGAGACTGGCGAAGACGCGATCTAA